In the genome of Candidatus Nitrosotenuis sp. DW1, one region contains:
- a CDS encoding ice-binding family protein — protein sequence MSARLNRFINDYSTMTRNNIKNYFVMSVLILSASGMMQNNAFAASTLGTASTFAVLGGTTVTNTGPTVVIGDLGVSSPGVACTGFVGCTTTGLGTVSGTIHVGDPIANQAHADAATAYGVLAGTTCTTIEPAVADIGGQTLTPGVYCFPSSAAITGTLTLDGSGVYIFIIGSTLITASNSNVVLTNGATASDIFWIVGSSATLGTNSVLEGTVIAFTSITATTGATVNGRLLAINGAVTMDTNNITVVGDTEFPTPPRTSGKVTGGGSTSIEKGKDVNFGFVVKSQTSTTPTGNLEFQSKINNINLHSTSFYSLSVYSSTLAVFSGTATINGDPGHTFKVIIEDNGEPGRNSDKFSIEIDGGTYSTSGTLTAGNIQIHKN from the coding sequence GCGCGGCTTAATAGATTTATCAACGATTATTCAACAATGACAAGAAACAACATCAAAAATTACTTCGTAATGTCTGTACTGATACTTTCAGCCTCAGGTATGATGCAAAACAACGCTTTTGCAGCATCAACGCTTGGAACAGCTAGCACATTTGCGGTCTTAGGTGGCACAACGGTAACCAATACTGGTCCAACTGTCGTCATAGGAGATCTCGGTGTAAGCTCACCAGGTGTCGCATGCACCGGCTTTGTCGGATGCACAACCACCGGACTGGGAACTGTATCTGGAACAATACACGTAGGTGACCCAATCGCAAATCAGGCTCATGCTGATGCCGCTACTGCATACGGCGTTCTAGCAGGCACAACATGCACAACAATTGAACCAGCCGTAGCAGATATAGGCGGGCAAACACTAACTCCAGGAGTTTACTGTTTTCCTTCATCAGCTGCTATCACTGGAACACTTACTCTTGACGGCAGTGGAGTTTACATCTTCATAATTGGAAGTACACTAATCACTGCAAGCAACAGTAATGTAGTTCTGACTAATGGTGCCACGGCAAGTGATATCTTTTGGATAGTGGGAAGTTCTGCAACTCTTGGAACTAACTCTGTTCTCGAAGGAACCGTAATTGCATTCACATCAATAACGGCAACTACCGGAGCAACTGTAAATGGTAGACTGCTTGCAATAAATGGCGCAGTCACAATGGATACTAACAACATCACAGTAGTGGGTGATACAGAATTCCCAACGCCGCCACGCACCTCAGGTAAAGTTACAGGAGGGGGCTCAACATCAATAGAAAAAGGTAAGGATGTTAACTTTGGCTTTGTCGTAAAATCACAAACATCGACAACACCAACAGGCAATCTGGAATTCCAGTCCAAGATCAACAACATCAACCTTCACAGCACTAGCTTTTACTCCCTTAGTGTGTATTCATCCACTTTGGCAGTGTTTAGCGGAACCGCAACCATCAACGGAGATCCAGGTCACACGTTTAAAGTGATAATAGAAGATAACGGTGAGCCAGGAAGAAATAGTGATAAGTTCTCAATCGAGATAGATGGCGGAACATATTCCACGAGCGGCACGCTAACAGCTGGTAACATACAGATCCACAAAAACTAA
- a CDS encoding winged helix-turn-helix domain-containing protein: MAQVGIKRTKLKSDFEPSMKNISRIMKVITENGSKCKTQLSLDANLNYARLVRHIVWLEKKGLVESKVEDSKVNVALTGKGEIFASIFSED, translated from the coding sequence GTGGCGCAAGTAGGAATTAAAAGAACAAAATTAAAGTCAGACTTTGAACCTAGCATGAAAAATATATCTCGCATCATGAAGGTTATAACAGAAAATGGCTCTAAATGCAAGACCCAGTTATCGCTTGATGCTAATCTGAATTATGCCCGACTTGTAAGGCATATTGTCTGGTTGGAGAAAAAAGGCCTTGTTGAATCTAAAGTTGAGGATTCCAAGGTTAATGTTGCTTTGACTGGAAAAGGCGAAATATTTGCTTCAATATTTTCAGAAGATTAG
- a CDS encoding winged helix-turn-helix domain-containing protein, whose translation MKTLVDKGPECKTCLARDTNLNYARLAKHIVWLEKKGLVESKIESSKINIVLTKDGKEFASIISDIS comes from the coding sequence GTGAAAACCTTGGTAGATAAGGGCCCCGAATGCAAAACCTGTCTGGCGCGTGATACAAATCTGAACTATGCCAGACTTGCAAAACATATTGTCTGGTTAGAGAAAAAAGGTCTTGTTGAATCTAAGATTGAATCTTCCAAAATTAATATTGTTTTGACTAAAGATGGAAAAGAATTTGCTTCAATAATTTCTGATATTAGCTGA
- a CDS encoding ice-binding family protein → MSSGVACTGFVGCTTTGLGTVSGTIHVGDPIANQAHADAVTAYGVLAGTTCTTIEPAVADIGGQTLTPGVYCFPSSAAITGTLTLDGSGVYIFKIGSTLVTAAENSDVVLINGATADNIFWVVGSSATLRTNSVLEGTVIAYTSITATIGAT, encoded by the coding sequence ATCTCGTCAGGTGTCGCATGCACCGGCTTTGTCGGATGCACAACCACCGGACTGGGAACTGTATCTGGAACAATACACGTAGGTGACCCAATCGCAAATCAGGCTCATGCTGATGCCGTTACTGCATACGGCGTTCTAGCAGGCACAACATGCACAACAATTGAACCAGCCGTAGCAGATATAGGCGGGCAAACACTAACTCCAGGAGTTTACTGTTTTCCTTCATCAGCTGCTATCACTGGAACACTTACTCTTGACGGCAGTGGAGTTTACATCTTTAAAATAGGAAGCACGCTTGTTACTGCAGCCGAAAATAGTGATGTCGTTCTGATCAACGGTGCAACAGCAGACAACATCTTTTGGGTAGTGGGTAGTTCTGCAACTCTTAGAACTAATTCTGTTCTTGAAGGTACTGTAATTGCTTACACGTCAATCACCGCAACTATTGGAGCGACATGA
- a CDS encoding winged helix-turn-helix domain-containing protein, whose product MTQVSIIESKQIDLGFQPSMKTLSRIMTALVDNGIGGKTQLSLDANLNYARLAKHIAWLEKKGLVESKIESSKINIVLTRNGKAFASMILKDRY is encoded by the coding sequence ATGACACAAGTAAGCATCATTGAATCTAAACAAATAGATCTAGGCTTTCAACCTAGCATGAAAACTTTATCGCGTATCATGACCGCCTTGGTAGATAATGGAATCGGTGGAAAGACACAGTTGTCCCTTGACGCCAATCTGAACTATGCCAGACTTGCAAAGCATATTGCCTGGTTAGAGAAAAAAGGCCTTGTTGAATCTAAAATTGAATCTTCCAAAATTAATATTGTTTTGACTAGAAATGGCAAGGCATTTGCATCCATGATTTTAAAAGATAGATACTAG